A genome region from Staphylococcus capitis subsp. capitis includes the following:
- the miaA gene encoding tRNA (adenosine(37)-N6)-dimethylallyltransferase MiaA: protein MTNQPKPFLVVIVGPTASGKTELSIEVAKKFNGEIISGDSMQVYKNMDIGTAKVTRDEMDGITHHMIDILEPDESFSAFEFKKRAEVCIEDITNRGKLPIIAGGTGLYIQSLLYNYAFEDETISEEQMKRVRAQLEELEQYNNEDLHQYLASFDSDSAEDIHPNNRKRVLRAIEYYLKTKKLLSSRKKVQQFTENYDKLLLGIEMSRETLYFKINKRVDIMLGHGLFKEVQDLVEQGFESSQSMQAIGYKELVPVVKGHLQMEDAIEKLKQHSRQYAKRQLTWFKNKMDVLWLDKEKMSLQMMLDEITTQINKRSSKHDCKRKHPRSSTREL, encoded by the coding sequence ATGACGAATCAACCAAAGCCATTTCTTGTTGTTATTGTTGGGCCAACTGCATCAGGTAAAACTGAATTAAGTATTGAAGTCGCCAAAAAGTTTAATGGAGAAATCATTAGTGGTGATTCAATGCAAGTATACAAAAATATGGATATTGGCACAGCTAAAGTAACACGAGATGAGATGGACGGCATCACACATCATATGATAGACATTTTAGAACCTGACGAATCGTTTTCGGCATTTGAATTTAAAAAACGTGCAGAGGTATGTATTGAAGATATTACAAATAGAGGTAAATTACCTATTATAGCTGGTGGAACGGGTCTTTACATACAATCATTACTCTATAATTATGCGTTTGAAGATGAAACAATTTCAGAAGAACAAATGAAACGAGTTCGAGCGCAACTTGAAGAATTAGAACAGTATAATAATGAAGACTTGCATCAGTATTTAGCTTCGTTTGATAGTGATTCTGCAGAAGATATTCATCCAAATAATCGAAAAAGAGTACTTCGAGCGATAGAATACTATTTAAAAACAAAAAAACTTTTAAGTTCTCGCAAGAAAGTGCAACAATTTACTGAAAATTATGATAAATTATTATTAGGGATTGAAATGTCGCGCGAAACATTATATTTTAAAATAAATAAACGTGTCGATATTATGTTGGGTCACGGATTATTTAAAGAAGTGCAAGACCTCGTAGAACAAGGTTTTGAATCAAGTCAAAGTATGCAAGCAATTGGATATAAAGAACTCGTTCCTGTAGTAAAAGGTCATTTACAGATGGAGGACGCTATAGAAAAACTTAAGCAGCATTCACGTCAGTACGCGAAACGACAGTTAACTTGGTTTAAAAATAAAATGGACGTTCTTTGGTTAGATAAAGAAAAAATGTCACTTCAGATGATGTTAGATGAGATTACAACCCAAATAAATAAAAGGAGTTCTAAACATGATTGCAAACGAAAACATCCAAGATCAAGCACTAGAGAACTTTAA
- the glpK gene encoding glycerol kinase GlpK, producing the protein MEKYILSIDQGTTSSRAILFNKDGEIKGVSQREFKQHFPHLGWVEHDANEIWTSVLSVMAEVMNENDIQSEQIEGIGITNQRETTVVWDKNTGRPIYHAIVWQSRQTQDICTELKDKGYEETFRDKTGLLLDPYFAGTKVKWILDNVDGAREKAENGDLLFGTIDSWLVWKLSGKAAHITDYTNASRTLMFNIHDLKWDDELLDILDVPKQMLPEVKESSEIYAKTIDYHFFGQEVPIAGIAGDQQAALFGQACFDRGDVKNTYGTGGFMLMNTGEEAVKSESGLLTTIAYGIDGKVNYALEGSIFVSGSAIQWLRDGLRMINSAPQTENYASRVDSTEGVYMVPAFVGLGTPYWDSDARGAFFGLTRGTEKEHFIRATLESLCYQTRDVMEAMSKDSSIEVQNLRVDGGAVKNNFLMQFQADIVNTAVERPEIQETTALGAAYLAGLAVGFWDDKEDIRERWKLETEFEPKMEDEQRTKLYKGWKKAVEATQVFKLED; encoded by the coding sequence ATGGAAAAATATATTTTATCAATCGATCAGGGAACGACAAGTTCACGTGCAATCTTATTTAATAAAGATGGAGAAATTAAAGGTGTTTCTCAACGTGAATTTAAACAACATTTTCCACACTTAGGTTGGGTAGAACATGATGCTAATGAAATTTGGACTTCAGTACTTTCAGTAATGGCTGAAGTTATGAACGAAAATGATATTCAATCTGAACAAATTGAAGGTATCGGTATTACTAACCAACGTGAAACAACAGTGGTTTGGGATAAAAATACTGGACGACCAATATATCACGCGATAGTTTGGCAATCACGTCAAACACAAGATATTTGTACTGAATTAAAAGATAAAGGTTATGAAGAAACATTTAGAGATAAAACAGGTTTACTACTTGATCCTTATTTCGCAGGAACAAAAGTAAAATGGATTCTAGATAATGTTGATGGAGCGAGAGAGAAAGCAGAAAATGGTGACTTGTTATTCGGAACTATCGACTCTTGGTTAGTTTGGAAATTATCAGGTAAAGCTGCTCATATCACTGATTATACAAATGCTAGTCGTACTTTAATGTTTAATATCCATGATTTAAAATGGGATGATGAATTATTAGACATTTTAGATGTTCCTAAACAAATGCTTCCTGAAGTTAAAGAATCAAGCGAAATATATGCTAAAACGATTGATTATCACTTCTTTGGTCAAGAAGTACCTATCGCAGGTATTGCTGGTGACCAACAAGCTGCATTATTTGGTCAAGCTTGTTTCGATCGTGGTGACGTTAAAAACACATACGGTACAGGTGGCTTTATGTTAATGAACACAGGTGAAGAAGCGGTTAAATCTGAAAGTGGTTTATTAACAACAATTGCTTATGGTATTGATGGCAAAGTTAACTATGCGCTAGAAGGTTCAATCTTTGTTTCAGGTTCAGCTATCCAATGGTTACGTGATGGTTTAAGAATGATTAATTCTGCACCTCAAACTGAGAACTACGCTTCACGTGTAGATTCAACTGAAGGCGTTTATATGGTACCAGCATTCGTTGGACTAGGTACGCCTTACTGGGATTCAGATGCTAGAGGCGCATTCTTTGGATTAACTCGCGGTACTGAAAAGGAACACTTCATCCGTGCGACATTAGAATCACTATGCTATCAAACACGTGACGTTATGGAAGCAATGTCAAAAGATTCCTCTATTGAAGTTCAAAACTTACGTGTCGATGGCGGTGCTGTTAAAAACAATTTCCTAATGCAATTCCAAGCTGATATCGTAAATACAGCAGTTGAAAGACCAGAAATTCAAGAAACTACTGCTTTAGGTGCTGCCTACTTAGCAGGTTTAGCTGTGGGATTCTGGGACGATAAAGAAGACATTAGAGAACGTTGGAAGCTTGAAACTGAATTTGAACCTAAGATGGAAGATGAACAACGCACTAAGTTATATAAAGGCTGGAAAAAGGCTGTTGAAGCAACTCAAGTATTCAAATTAGAAGATTAA
- a CDS encoding alpha/beta hydrolase: MSQSQFKITVEDGTMIEVKVDKAKKNTIGIVHLFHGMAEHMDRYDELVNALNIQGYDVLRHNHRGHGKDIDEVERGHFESMSQIVDDAYEIVETLYGAELNVPYVVLGHSMGSIIARLFVMRYPEFANGLILTGTGMFPKWKGVPATFALKLVTMILGKRRRVNWVNKLVNKSFNKRIDNPLTESDWISTRRDEVEKFVKDEYCGFKVSNQLIYQTVKFMMLTIEPKCLDKLNKQLPILLISGKEDPFGDYGKGIKQLGKLYKKSGIKHITVQLYKNKRHEILFEDDYQTTWQHMFEWIEKQILKKNKVSE; encoded by the coding sequence GTGAGTCAAAGTCAATTTAAAATTACTGTTGAAGATGGAACAATGATAGAAGTTAAAGTTGATAAAGCGAAGAAAAATACTATTGGTATTGTCCATCTTTTTCATGGTATGGCTGAACATATGGACCGCTATGATGAGCTAGTAAATGCGTTAAATATTCAAGGTTATGATGTGCTACGACATAATCATCGTGGTCATGGTAAAGATATTGATGAAGTTGAACGTGGTCACTTTGAAAGTATGTCTCAAATCGTTGATGATGCATATGAGATAGTGGAAACTTTATATGGCGCTGAACTCAATGTTCCCTATGTTGTACTAGGACATTCTATGGGCTCTATTATTGCAAGGTTATTCGTAATGAGATACCCAGAATTCGCTAATGGCCTCATATTAACTGGGACTGGTATGTTCCCTAAATGGAAGGGTGTTCCGGCGACATTTGCATTAAAACTGGTTACGATGATATTAGGGAAACGCCGTCGAGTGAATTGGGTAAATAAATTAGTTAACAAATCATTCAACAAACGAATAGATAATCCTTTGACTGAGAGTGATTGGATATCTACAAGACGCGATGAGGTAGAGAAGTTTGTTAAAGATGAATATTGTGGATTTAAAGTATCTAACCAGTTGATTTATCAAACTGTAAAATTTATGATGCTAACAATAGAACCTAAATGTCTAGATAAGCTCAATAAACAATTGCCTATTTTATTAATTTCAGGAAAAGAAGATCCATTTGGTGATTATGGGAAAGGAATTAAACAATTAGGAAAATTATATAAAAAATCAGGTATTAAACACATTACTGTTCAGCTATATAAAAATAAAAGACATGAAATTTTATTCGAAGATGATTATCAAACGACATGGCAACATATGTTTGAGTGGATAGAGAAGCAAATTTTAAAGAAAAATAAAGTGAGTGAATAA
- a CDS encoding glycerol-3-phosphate dehydrogenase/oxidase gives MALSTLKRDHIKKNLRENEYDVVIVGGGITGAGIALDASNRGMKVALVEMQDFAQGTSSRSTKLVHGGLRYLKQLQVGVVAETGKERAIVYENGPHVTTPEWMLLPMHKGGTFGKFSTAIGLTMYDRLAGVKKSERKKMLSRKDTLNKEPLVKQEGLKGGGYYVEYRTDDARLTIEVMKKAAEKGAEIINYTRSEHFTYDSNKKVNGIEVLDMIDGETYGIKAKKVINASGPWVDEVRSGDYARNNKQLRLTKGVHVVIDQSKFPLGQAVYFDTEKDGRMIFAIPREGKAYVGTTDTFYDNEKATPLTTQEDRDYLIDAINYMFPSVNVKDEDIESTWAGVRPLILEEGKDPSEISRKDEVWEGESGLLTIAGGKLTGYRHMALDIVDLLAKRLKQEHGLKFEPCATKYLKISGGDVGGSKNYQHFVDQKVDAAKGFGIEEDVARRLASKYGSNVDQLFNIAQTAQQQDNNLPLEIYVELVYGIQQEMVYKPTDFLVRRSGKLYFNIQDVLDYKDAVIDVMADMLNYSDAQKEAYTKEVEEAIDQARTGNNQPAVKE, from the coding sequence ATGGCATTATCTACATTGAAAAGAGATCATATCAAGAAAAATTTAAGAGAAAATGAATATGACGTTGTTATCGTCGGTGGTGGTATTACAGGTGCAGGTATTGCTCTTGACGCTAGTAACCGCGGTATGAAAGTAGCATTAGTTGAAATGCAAGACTTTGCACAAGGTACAAGTTCTAGATCTACTAAACTTGTTCATGGTGGTTTAAGATATTTAAAACAATTACAAGTTGGCGTTGTTGCTGAAACAGGTAAAGAACGTGCAATTGTTTATGAAAATGGTCCACATGTAACTACACCTGAATGGATGCTTTTACCAATGCATAAAGGTGGTACATTTGGTAAATTCTCAACAGCTATCGGTTTAACAATGTATGATAGATTAGCTGGTGTTAAAAAATCTGAACGTAAAAAAATGTTATCTAGAAAAGATACATTAAATAAAGAACCATTAGTTAAACAAGAAGGCCTAAAAGGTGGCGGTTATTACGTTGAATATCGTACTGACGACGCGCGTTTAACTATTGAAGTTATGAAAAAAGCAGCTGAAAAAGGTGCTGAAATCATTAACTATACGCGTTCAGAACACTTCACTTATGATTCAAATAAAAAAGTGAATGGTATCGAAGTATTAGATATGATTGACGGAGAAACATATGGTATCAAAGCTAAAAAAGTAATTAACGCTTCAGGCCCATGGGTTGATGAAGTGAGAAGTGGTGACTACGCACGTAATAATAAACAACTACGTTTAACTAAAGGTGTTCACGTTGTTATCGACCAATCTAAGTTCCCATTAGGCCAAGCAGTTTATTTCGATACTGAGAAAGATGGTCGTATGATTTTCGCTATTCCACGTGAAGGAAAAGCATATGTTGGTACAACTGATACTTTCTATGATAATGAAAAAGCTACACCATTAACTACACAAGAAGATAGAGATTATCTTATTGATGCAATTAATTACATGTTCCCAAGTGTAAATGTTAAAGATGAAGATATCGAATCAACTTGGGCAGGTGTTCGTCCATTAATTTTAGAAGAAGGTAAAGATCCATCTGAAATTTCTCGTAAAGATGAAGTTTGGGAAGGCGAATCAGGCCTACTTACAATTGCAGGTGGTAAGTTAACAGGTTATCGTCATATGGCACTAGATATTGTTGACTTATTAGCTAAACGTTTAAAACAAGAACATGGACTTAAATTTGAACCATGTGCAACTAAATATCTTAAAATCTCTGGTGGTGACGTAGGCGGTAGTAAAAACTATCAACACTTTGTTGATCAAAAAGTTGACGCAGCCAAAGGATTTGGTATTGAAGAAGATGTTGCACGTAGATTAGCTAGCAAATACGGTTCTAACGTAGATCAATTATTTAATATTGCTCAAACTGCTCAACAACAAGATAATAACTTACCGTTAGAAATTTATGTAGAATTAGTTTACGGTATCCAACAAGAAATGGTTTATAAACCAACTGACTTCTTAGTACGTCGTTCAGGTAAACTATACTTCAATATTCAAGATGTTTTAGATTATAAAGATGCTGTTATTGATGTTATGGCTGACATGCTTAACTATTCAGATGCTCAAAAAGAGGCTTACACTAAAGAAGTGGAAGAAGCAATTGATCAAGCACGTACTGGAAACAATCAACCAGCAGTTAAAGAATAA
- the hfq gene encoding RNA chaperone Hfq, with translation MIANENIQDQALENFKADKTEVTVFFLNGFQMKGVIEDFDKYVVSLNSQGKQHLIYKHAISTFTVDTETEESSEEKSEE, from the coding sequence ATGATTGCAAACGAAAACATCCAAGATCAAGCACTAGAGAACTTTAAAGCAGACAAAACTGAGGTCACTGTATTCTTTTTAAACGGCTTTCAAATGAAAGGTGTTATTGAAGACTTTGACAAATACGTTGTAAGTTTAAATTCTCAAGGCAAACAACATCTGATTTACAAACATGCGATCAGCACTTTTACAGTTGATACTGAAACAGAAGAATCATCTGAAGAAAAAAGTGAAGAATAG
- the hflX gene encoding GTPase HflX, with translation MAQQPHKTKKKLETAVLIGVHAQTDNQFNFDSTMEELEALSQTCRLNVKGQITQNREQFDHKYYVGKGKIEEIKAFIEFHDIDVVVTNDELTTAQSKTLNDNLGIKIIDRTQLILEIFALRARSREGKLQVELAQLDYLLPRLQGHGKSLSRLGGGIGTRGPGETKLEMDRRHIRTRMNEIKHQLQSVVEHRERYRNKREQNQVFQVALVGYTNAGKSSWFNVLANEETYEKNLLFATLDPKTRQIQINEGFNLIISDTVGFIQKLPTTLVAAFKSTLEEAKDANLLLHVVDASHPEHRTQYDTVNQIINDLNMDQIPQAVIFNKKDLCTEAQASPVAKSPYVFVSSRDENDKDKVKNLMIDEIKRHLNYYEETVDSVNANRLYFLKQNTLVEELHFNEESETYSVKGYKK, from the coding sequence ATGGCTCAGCAACCACATAAGACTAAAAAAAAATTAGAGACTGCTGTTTTAATCGGTGTACATGCTCAAACGGATAATCAATTTAATTTTGATTCTACTATGGAAGAATTAGAAGCTCTATCTCAAACTTGCCGTTTAAATGTTAAAGGACAAATTACTCAAAATAGAGAACAATTTGATCATAAATATTATGTCGGTAAAGGTAAAATAGAAGAAATTAAAGCTTTCATCGAATTTCACGATATAGATGTTGTCGTTACAAATGATGAGCTAACGACCGCACAATCTAAAACATTAAATGATAATTTGGGCATAAAAATCATCGATAGAACCCAATTGATATTAGAAATATTTGCTTTAAGAGCGAGAAGTAGAGAAGGTAAATTACAAGTTGAACTTGCACAACTTGATTACCTTTTACCACGATTACAAGGTCATGGGAAGAGTCTTTCACGTTTAGGTGGTGGCATTGGAACAAGAGGTCCAGGTGAAACAAAACTTGAAATGGATCGACGCCATATAAGAACTCGTATGAATGAAATTAAACATCAATTACAATCGGTAGTTGAACATCGTGAAAGATATAGAAATAAACGAGAACAAAATCAAGTTTTCCAAGTGGCCTTAGTAGGTTATACGAATGCTGGGAAATCTTCATGGTTTAATGTTTTGGCAAATGAAGAAACTTATGAAAAGAATTTACTCTTTGCAACATTAGATCCTAAAACACGTCAAATACAAATAAATGAAGGGTTTAATCTCATTATTTCAGATACAGTAGGTTTCATTCAGAAGTTACCTACAACACTTGTTGCTGCATTTAAATCTACGCTTGAAGAAGCTAAAGATGCAAACTTATTATTACATGTTGTAGATGCAAGTCATCCTGAACACCGTACGCAATACGATACAGTTAATCAAATCATTAATGATTTAAATATGGATCAAATACCTCAGGCTGTAATTTTCAATAAAAAAGATTTATGCACAGAAGCACAAGCGTCTCCAGTTGCTAAATCGCCATATGTATTTGTTTCTAGTCGTGATGAAAATGATAAAGATAAAGTAAAAAACTTAATGATTGATGAGATTAAACGTCATTTAAACTATTACGAAGAAACAGTTGATAGTGTAAATGCTAATCGATTGTACTTTTTAAAGCAAAACACGTTAGTCGAAGAACTTCATTTTAATGAAGAAAGTGAGACTTATAGTGTTAAAGGTTATAAAAAATAA
- a CDS encoding glycerol-3-phosphate responsive antiterminator, which yields MKENILPAIRNMRDLERLTKTNYKACVLLDMHIGHLKSIMGLLKQNNIECYIHIDLIKGLSHDEFACEYIIQQYQPKGIVSTKTKVIRKAKSLNTLTIFRVFIIDSQALTRSIELIKKVEPDFVEVLPGIASKAVNQIQKETSTSVIAGGLINDEEEIQEAISSGAKYVTTSYQKLW from the coding sequence TTGAAAGAAAATATTTTACCAGCTATTAGAAACATGAGAGATCTTGAAAGATTAACGAAGACGAACTATAAAGCTTGTGTATTATTAGATATGCATATTGGTCATCTAAAGAGTATAATGGGGTTACTAAAGCAAAATAATATAGAGTGTTATATTCATATCGACTTAATTAAAGGGTTGAGCCATGATGAATTTGCTTGTGAATATATTATTCAACAATATCAACCTAAAGGTATTGTTTCCACCAAAACAAAAGTTATTAGAAAAGCCAAATCATTAAATACTTTAACGATATTCAGAGTGTTTATTATTGATAGCCAAGCACTTACGAGAAGTATAGAGTTAATTAAAAAAGTTGAACCAGATTTTGTCGAAGTTTTACCTGGTATAGCGAGTAAAGCAGTGAATCAAATTCAAAAAGAAACTTCAACATCTGTCATTGCGGGCGGATTAATCAATGATGAAGAGGAAATTCAAGAAGCTATCTCAAGTGGAGCTAAATATGTCACTACAAGCTATCAAAAGCTTTGGTAG
- a CDS encoding MIP/aquaporin family protein, translated as MNAYLAEFLGTAILILFGGGVCANVNLKRSAGNNADWIVIAAGWGLAVSMGAYAVGKFSGAHLNPAVSIALAMDGGFSWAQVPGYIICQMLGGIVGGALVWLMYLPHWKVTEEHDVKLGVFSTAPGIKNYFANFLSEIIGTMALTLGILFIGVNKIADGLNPLIVGALIVAIGLSLGGPTGYAINPARDLGPRIAHAILPIAGKSKSNWSYAIVPVLGPIAGGMLGAVIYEVFYKQTFNVSCAVGILVVVITLVLGLILNKSSKKDDIESIY; from the coding sequence ATGAATGCTTATTTAGCAGAATTTTTAGGAACTGCGATCCTAATTCTTTTCGGGGGTGGCGTGTGTGCAAACGTCAACTTGAAGAGAAGTGCAGGCAACAACGCTGACTGGATTGTTATCGCAGCAGGTTGGGGTCTTGCCGTATCAATGGGTGCTTATGCTGTTGGTAAATTCTCAGGCGCGCATTTAAACCCAGCTGTAAGTATAGCTCTTGCCATGGATGGTGGATTTAGTTGGGCTCAAGTACCAGGATATATCATTTGCCAAATGTTAGGCGGTATCGTTGGTGGTGCACTCGTTTGGTTAATGTATCTTCCACATTGGAAAGTTACTGAAGAACATGACGTTAAATTAGGCGTGTTCTCTACAGCACCTGGAATCAAAAATTATTTCGCTAACTTTTTAAGTGAGATTATCGGTACTATGGCATTAACATTAGGTATTCTATTCATTGGTGTAAATAAAATTGCTGACGGATTAAACCCACTGATTGTGGGAGCTTTAATTGTAGCTATTGGTTTAAGTTTAGGCGGTCCTACTGGTTATGCAATTAACCCAGCTCGTGACTTAGGCCCACGTATTGCACATGCAATTTTACCAATTGCAGGAAAGAGTAAATCTAACTGGTCATATGCTATAGTGCCAGTATTAGGTCCTATTGCTGGTGGTATGCTAGGTGCTGTCATTTACGAAGTATTTTATAAACAAACATTCAATGTAAGTTGTGCTGTTGGAATTTTAGTAGTCGTAATCACTCTAGTATTAGGGTTGATTTTAAATAAATCTTCAAAAAAAGACGACATTGAATCAATTTACTAA
- the mutL gene encoding DNA mismatch repair endonuclease MutL, whose translation MGKIKELQTSLANKIAAGEVVERPSSVVKELLENAIDANSTEINIEVEQSGIASIRVVDNGSGIEQDDLSLVFHRHATSKLDVDDDLFHIRTLGFRGEALASISSVSKVTLKTCTDNENGFEVYAENGEIINRKPAKAKKGTDILVESLFYNTPARLKYIKSLYTELGKITDIVNRMAMSHPDIRISLVSDGKTLISTNGSGRTNEVMAEIYGMRVAKDLVHVSGDTSDYHLEGFFAKPEHSRSNRHYISIFINGRYIKNFILNKAILEGYHTLLTIGRYPICYINIEMDPILVDVNVHPTKLEVRLSKEEQLYDLIVEKIREAFKDRILIPQNDLDRTPRKNKVLESFEQQKMDFEKRNSEVAQNGDPSEHFSSKDHFNNTNDSEIREGINNYQNTNISLSNQDEEQENASHNIQRSGEDNYSQIQKDILNDMEDDDLSNSESTSNNEGDIKGTVSQNPKRRVPYMEVVGQVHGTYIIAQNENGMFMIDQHAAQERIKYEYFRDKIGEVSNEVQNLLIPLTFHFSKDEQMIIDQYQDELDKVGVHLEHFGGHDYIVNSYPVWFPKAEAQEIIKDMIELVLDNKKVDVKKIREDAAIMMSCKKSIKANHYLKNNEMSDLIDQLREAEDPFTCPHGRPIIINFSNYELEKLFKRVM comes from the coding sequence ATGGGAAAAATAAAAGAATTACAAACCTCATTAGCTAACAAAATTGCAGCTGGAGAAGTTGTTGAAAGACCTAGTTCTGTAGTTAAAGAATTATTAGAGAACGCGATTGATGCAAATTCTACTGAGATAAATATCGAAGTGGAACAATCAGGTATTGCTTCAATCAGAGTTGTTGATAATGGCTCAGGTATTGAGCAAGATGATTTGAGTCTAGTCTTCCATAGACATGCAACGAGCAAATTAGATGTTGATGATGACTTATTCCATATCAGAACACTAGGATTCCGTGGAGAGGCGTTAGCCAGTATTTCATCAGTTTCTAAAGTGACATTAAAGACATGTACAGATAATGAAAATGGTTTCGAAGTCTATGCTGAAAACGGTGAAATAATAAATCGTAAACCAGCAAAAGCTAAAAAAGGTACAGATATATTAGTTGAATCTTTGTTTTACAATACTCCAGCGCGCTTAAAATATATTAAAAGTCTTTATACAGAATTGGGCAAAATAACTGATATTGTTAACCGAATGGCGATGAGTCACCCGGATATTAGAATCTCTTTAGTGTCTGATGGCAAAACATTAATTAGTACAAATGGCTCAGGGCGTACTAATGAAGTGATGGCAGAAATATATGGAATGAGAGTTGCTAAAGATTTAGTACATGTTTCAGGAGATACGAGTGACTATCACCTTGAAGGTTTCTTTGCAAAGCCTGAACATTCAAGAAGTAACAGACACTATATTTCAATTTTTATTAATGGTAGATACATTAAGAACTTTATTCTTAACAAGGCTATTTTGGAAGGGTATCATACCTTATTAACTATCGGTAGATATCCAATTTGCTACATTAACATTGAAATGGATCCTATCCTAGTTGATGTTAATGTACATCCAACTAAGTTAGAAGTTCGTTTATCAAAAGAGGAACAGTTATATGATTTAATAGTTGAAAAAATTAGAGAGGCATTTAAAGATAGAATTCTGATTCCGCAAAATGATTTAGACCGTACACCAAGAAAGAATAAAGTTCTTGAATCATTTGAACAACAAAAAATGGATTTTGAAAAAAGGAATTCTGAAGTAGCACAAAATGGGGACCCATCAGAACACTTTTCATCTAAAGATCATTTTAACAATACTAATGATTCAGAAATTAGAGAAGGAATTAATAATTATCAAAATACAAATATTAGTTTGTCTAACCAAGATGAAGAGCAAGAAAATGCCTCTCATAATATACAACGTTCCGGAGAAGATAATTACTCTCAAATTCAAAAAGACATACTTAATGATATGGAAGATGATGATCTCTCCAATTCTGAATCAACCTCTAACAACGAGGGAGATATCAAAGGTACAGTGAGTCAAAATCCTAAACGTCGCGTACCATACATGGAAGTTGTGGGCCAAGTACATGGAACGTATATTATTGCGCAAAATGAAAATGGTATGTTTATGATAGACCAACATGCAGCCCAAGAGAGAATAAAGTATGAATATTTCAGAGATAAAATTGGAGAAGTATCTAATGAAGTTCAAAATTTACTTATACCTTTAACATTCCATTTCTCAAAAGATGAGCAAATGATTATTGATCAATATCAAGATGAATTGGATAAAGTGGGCGTTCACTTAGAGCATTTTGGTGGTCATGATTATATTGTAAATAGCTATCCAGTATGGTTTCCTAAAGCTGAAGCACAGGAAATCATTAAAGATATGATTGAGTTAGTTTTAGACAATAAAAAGGTAGATGTGAAGAAGATTAGAGAAGACGCAGCGATTATGATGTCTTGTAAGAAATCAATTAAAGCCAATCATTATTTAAAAAATAATGAAATGTCAGATTTAATTGATCAACTAAGAGAAGCAGAAGATCCGTTTACGTGTCCGCACGGTAGACCAATTATAATTAATTTTTCAAACTATGAACTAGAGAAACTATTTAAACGAGTGATGTAG
- a CDS encoding glutathione peroxidase, which yields METIYDFVVQKNNGENYKLEQYKGDVMLIVNTASECGFTPQFEGLQKLYDNYKDKGFIVLGFPCNQFGGQEPGSGEEAAQNCKINYGVTFPIHEKVDVKGDNQHPLFRYLTDAAKGMLNEKIKWNFTKFLVDRQGNVVKRFSPQKKPDQIASEIEKLL from the coding sequence ATGGAAACAATTTATGATTTCGTAGTACAAAAAAATAACGGTGAAAATTATAAATTAGAACAGTATAAAGGCGATGTAATGCTTATTGTAAACACTGCTAGTGAATGTGGTTTCACTCCACAATTTGAAGGATTACAAAAGTTATATGATAATTATAAAGATAAAGGATTTATCGTCTTAGGTTTCCCTTGTAATCAATTCGGCGGACAGGAACCCGGTTCAGGAGAAGAAGCAGCTCAAAATTGTAAAATTAATTATGGTGTTACTTTCCCGATTCATGAGAAAGTAGACGTTAAAGGCGATAATCAACATCCATTATTCCGTTATTTAACTGATGCTGCAAAGGGTATGTTAAATGAAAAAATCAAATGGAATTTCACTAAATTCTTAGTTGACCGTCAAGGTAATGTCGTTAAACGTTTTTCTCCTCAGAAAAAACCAGACCAAATCGCAAGTGAAATTGAAAAATTATTATAA